Within the Agromyces ramosus genome, the region AGGGTCGAGGGTTCCGGCGGCGGCCCGGCGCCAGCCGCACCCGATGTCGACGCGCCGGGCGGCGGGCATGCCGTGCCGCAGGCACCCCGCGACGCTGCCCCGGCGGCCACGGCGCTTCCGAGCGCCCCCACGACCGCAGCCTCGGCCACGGGCCGGCCGGCGGCCACCACCGCATCGGCGCCGACATCCTCGGGCCGCACGGCGAAGCGTGCGCCGGCCTCGACCGCTCCCGCCGAGCCCGTCGATTCGTGGGCGACGGTGGCGATTCCCACCGATCCCGACGTCGAGTCGAGCGGCACCTCGGCCGCGGCGGCGGTTTCGACCCCGCGCACCGCCACGGCGGTCGCGGAGCGCGAACCCGAACCGTCCGTCACCGCGCGATCGCGCCCGGCCGGTCCGGGCCCCGCGCCCGCCGATGCGCCGGTCCCCGTGGCAGACGACGTTCCCGTGCCAGACGACGCCGAGGCGCCGCCCGAAGACGACGAGCCGCCGTTCGACCCGGGTCCCGAGCCAGAGGTCGTCGTCGAGGCGTCCGTGCCCGTGCGCCCGATGCGTTCGAGTGCACGCGGCGCACGCGGCGCCGATGCATCGGCCGCTGGCGGCGGTATTCAGCGCTACGGCGAGGCCGTCGTACGCGAGGTGCTCGGCGCGACCTTCCTCGAAGAGGTCGAAGCGCCGGCACGTCCCGGCTTCGGGGAGCGTGGGTAGCCCGTGTACGAAGGCATCGTCCAAGAGCTGATCGACGAGCTCGGCCGGCTCCCCGGCATCGGCCCCAAGTCGGCTCAGCGCATCGCATTCCACATCGTGCAGACCGAGCACTTCGACGTGAGCCGGCTCGCCGAGATCCTCATGCAGATCCGCGAGAAGGTGCGGTTCTGCGAGATCTGCGGCAACGTCTCCGAAGAGGCGACCTGCTCGATCTGCCGCGACCCGCGGCGAGACCCTGCACTCATCTGCGTCGTCGAAGAGGCGAAAGACGTGGTCGCCATCGAGCGCACGCGTGAGTTCCGCGGGCTCTACCACGTGCTCGGCGGCGCCATCAGCCCCATCGACGGCATCGGGCCCGATGAGCTCCGCATCCGGCAGTTGATGCAGCGTCTCGCCGACGCCACGGTCACCGAGGTCATCATCGCGACCGACCCGAACCTCGAGGGCGAGGCGACCGCCACCTACCTCAGCCGGCTCCTCACGACTCTCGAGATCCGCGTCACCCGGCTCGCCTCGGGGCTGCCCGTGGGCGGCGACCTCGAGTACGCCGACGAGGTCACCCTCGGGCGTGCCTTCGAGGGCCGGCGCGTCGTCACCTGACCCGGCCCCTTGACGCTCACTCCGACCGGGTCT harbors:
- the recR gene encoding recombination mediator RecR yields the protein MYEGIVQELIDELGRLPGIGPKSAQRIAFHIVQTEHFDVSRLAEILMQIREKVRFCEICGNVSEEATCSICRDPRRDPALICVVEEAKDVVAIERTREFRGLYHVLGGAISPIDGIGPDELRIRQLMQRLADATVTEVIIATDPNLEGEATATYLSRLLTTLEIRVTRLASGLPVGGDLEYADEVTLGRAFEGRRVVT